The Pempheris klunzingeri isolate RE-2024b chromosome 15, fPemKlu1.hap1, whole genome shotgun sequence genome contains the following window.
AATGTAGAATTTATCAAAACAATTTCTGCACTTTCTAGACCTCTGTAGGTCCTCTTGTTTGTCAGAGAATATACACACCTCCATGCTTCGCATCTGGGTCTGTTGGTTGATCTGCTGGGTGACCTGCTGCAACTCAATCTTTAATTGTTCTCTGTCTGGGGCTGCCATAGGTAGGCTGTGAGGGTGAAACATGGTGAGAAATTTAGATAACTGCTTTACTGTCCATCTGTGGCCAAAAACCGTCACCCTCACCATTTGTGATAAGCATTATCttcaaatgaaaattaaaaaggtGATGAGAAAGACAAATGCAGGTCTCACCGCTCGCTTAAGTGtccctgagaggaggagggagtctGATGGGAGGGGTATGAAGCTCCACCCCATCCTCCATGGCTTACATATGTGTATTCTGCTGTAGGCAAGGTGGTGAAATGGTTATCAGATGTGTTTCCAATTACAAACCGTTAAGATTAAACACCACAATTAAGTGACATTAACATGTTGGAAAAATTCACTTTACAGGGTAGGAGTGGATATAATTAGTCAAGCATTATAATCAAtaggttataattttttaataagtttacaaaaatcacatttatacacacaagATTTCCATCATCTAATTAAGCGaaatcttttattctttttaatcatttagatatttttttgtatttttgcatgttttaggcagaaaaacaaaactatggTTGGGAACAAATATTTTTCAACCACCTGATTTTCAGAAATTATACAGGGTTACCCATTTCCGtttacagcaaaaacaaaatgctaatGCGCAATGATACGTACGTGTTTATTATTCATCAATAGGTTGTTGTGCACATGGTCTCTTACCTGGCATGGCCATATGTTTAGAGTTTGGGTTCTGGGGAGTGGAGGCCATAGCCTGCACAGGCCCGGTGGTCTGGTAGCCGGTCTTTGAGGTGCGGGAGATGGCACCAAAGCGTGATACAGTTGGCTGGGGGCCAAATGGGATAATAGGATCATCGTCCTTGACTTCTGTACCCCTCCGAGGAGCCTCCAGCGATGGTTCTCTCAGACCCTTAGCATCCACATTctgacagacagggagagagaaggataCAGAGAGAATAGGTTATGGTATGGagagaaattaagaaaaagcaTGTTCCTTTCTTCACTTGGCACTTAAATACACTGTGGTTAACAAATGTTGTTTCTGGTGGTAGAATAAAGAGAGTTAAGATATGTTTGACAGAACATAATGCTTGCTTGCTGGGGCTTGTTAATtagttaaacaaacaagatcCAATACCAGAATAGGTAGCACTGATTTACATCACCTCAACCATCATTAAGTCAGTAAGCTTGTTAAACTGTTTTACTCCTCTTTGAGTTTTATTCATTAACTCTTTACATTGCATTATTTTCCCTCCCCTAATGGGAAAATACTGATATGGTTACAAACAAAATCACTCATCTGGACTCACCATCATCTCCATGGCACCAGGAACCATAACGTCTTTGGGTTTGGCGTCCTTTGTGCCAATGTAGGAGCCGATGGTTTCACAAGACCAGGGAGAGTACTGCCCTGCATAGTCAGGTTCTCTGCATTTCATAATGGTTTTGGAGCTCTCCTCACCATACTGCAGACATAGGACATATAAAGAGAAAATGCTGTCATCAATACTTAAGATGTATTCACAGTCAACCAATACCTCTGTTTAACTATTACAGCACAAAGTCACTGACAGTGAATCTTGAAATTAAATGTATCAAAGCGGTTTTATGACCATGCACGACTTGAACCAGTCTCAGAGACATAAGAAATTCAAATAGTGCTAACCTCTGGAGGGTAGTCGCTGGGGAAGGTATGAGAAAGAGTGGGGGAGGCAGCGAATGGTGGAGGGGAGATGACCTTCCTTTCCTCCAGCTGGGATAACAGCTCCTGGCGACGTCGGTGCAAGTAGTCCAGACTGGGCTGCGAACCACTATATGATGGCCcctaggacacacacacagatatattgCTGCTTAACTGCAAGCattgtttgagtgttttctaTCTGGAATGACCACACAGAGTTAAAAGCAACAGCTAAAATAACGATCAATCCAAACAGACTCACCCTGACATAAGTCCTCATGGGTGGTGGCTGGGCACCTGGCGGATAGTAGCCGTCTGGAGGGTATCTTTCCCGGGCACTGGGATCCTGGTGGTAAAGCGAGTTAGCCTGTCCTGCTGATGCCGGGGGAACGTCCAGAGGAGCAGGACTCATTCTGACCAGGCCATCCCTCTGAGATGGGTATGGCTGTGGGGGAGGTGGTGGACCAGTGTAGGTCCCGTGGCGACCTCGGTCATGGTGTGGAGGGTGGTTGTAGGAAAAGGGTGGTCCAGAGTGAGGGGCCTGGTAGGTGCGCTCTGGAGGGCAGTAGCCAGGGTAGGGGTCCTGATAAGGGGGTCCAGACTCACTGGGTGGAGGAGGGTTACGCATGTAATCCCGATGAACATACTGTGGTGGCTGTTGGTAGGGGTACCCTGAGAAATAAATGGCAGATTAATTAACACCACTTTCCTAAATGATTTCAAAgtataaaggagaaaaaaaaaatctgtcagaTTAATCGTTACCTGTAGGGTACTGTGGGGGCTCATACTGAGAAGCAGTGGGTGGTGGGCGAGAGTCATAGCACATCTCAGCAAGCTGTGGCTGGGGGTACACTTGCGAACCTCTGGGTACTACAGGCATGTGCTTCACCCCAGACAGGTGGTCTGCTGGCATCCTTGGGTGGGACATTGCATGAGGTGGCAGAGGCATACCAGGTTTGGGCAGACTGTCCAGGCtatatcaaataaaacaagtcaGATTAGATGAAATATAACAGGCTGATGGTCAAAGTGGTATTTCAATAATAACAACGTGCCATTGAAGGTTAGGTTAAACCGAACTTAAATTAAACTCAATTCAAGGACGAAATAGCCCGAATCATTAAactagagaaaagaaaacacaatgctATCAGATGGAGTCCATCAGACGGAAAATCTGCAGACTTCATGCCATGTGGTTGGCTATTCTTTGGCTGCCAATTGATTTAATGTACTGAGAATGCTTTACTCACGGATCAGGTGGTGATCCTGGGGCACTGGGACTGCCTCCGTCCATCTTGATGGGTTTACGCAACAGCTCATATGGGACTGTGTCGGTGCCACGGGGAATGAGCTGGGGCAAAGAGGGTCCACCACTGCCATTGGTAAGGGGTGAAGGCTTCCGGGTCACTGCTACATCAAGAGGAAGGCCGTCATCTGGCATGAGCCCTCCTGAGCCAGGGAGACGAGCTGCCAGACGTTTATTCATCTTGCGATACCTGGCGAACATTATACAAAACATTTAAGAGAGGCTGGTGCTAAATGGCTTCATTTTAACTGTGATAACTAATTTAAAGCTGGGGTGGGGAGTTTCTTTTggtgggcaaaaaaaaaaaaaaatcagaacttTTCAGCATATCGTAATTtaagtggtctgagagaaaactacaCTTCTGCACCTCGTCTTGGCTCCGTTTCAGGCTTTAGAATATCTAACCCAAGGCTAGGGATGCACACCCAATGTTCAGTTGGTAGGCTGTGTCATGGATGTAACATTATAAGACCTTTCATAATGCAtccatatgtgtgtatgttaagtTACCATGACAGAAGGCAATGAAAGGCTATGCTGAATGTTGCAAATAGTCTCCTGTTAACCATAACATTAGTTAAAGGCTAATTCAAGTTCATGTTGCTTTCTATAACATCATCGGGATCACAATCAGTATCGGGAGGAGTGGGACTTAACTTTCCTGTGATATCTAAATATGATACAGTTGTTTGGTGGTATAGGCAGATTTACCATGGAAGCAGGCGATGAGTGGCTATGATCAATATTGTTCAGAGTTTACACTACCTTCATGTTAATGTAGCTAACACTAatgttgctaatgctaatgtcagAACATCAAATTACAGTATTTAATCTCAAGGGGCTTtgagaaaactttattttcctgCATGTAAGGAGGACATGCAAATGCCCTTGCCAGTGGTCTGTGCTCAACTGGTGCGGAGGAGTAGGATAGAGAGGGAAGAGGCGCAAGAGGAgacctgcctttttttttttttgccttttccagAGAAATGCCACACccagcattaaaaatgtaaacaatgctGAATGTTGATGTGTGTCAGACTCACTTCTCTAGTTCTTCCTGAGAGTGAGCAAAGGTGCAGCTGGCTCCACGTGGACAGCCTCCCTTCTGCTTCATGTCGCGACACATGTATGTCTTATACTTGCTGTGCTGGGGAGGCTAAAGACAGACATTAAGCATTATTGAAATAGAGAGCAAATAACCGTTTGTGTCGTTGTTAAATCCCTGATGGCATTCAAGGATGTTGTATAACAAGCAACAAACAGAACACTCAAAAGAGGCAATATTAAACATTACAGCTCAGTCAATATATTTTAGCAGATACCTCACAGTTGATATACAGatgttttacaaattaaaaaacaatgttagGACCTTCACAAGACTTAAAAGCAGTATTCCTGCAGGTCTCTAGAACTCCTCTGCAGTGATGAACAGCCAAAAGACATTCATGTTTTAATGATGGTGAGGGTAGGACTATGATCTCCCATGGGTGTAGCTGGGACTAATTAAGCAACATACAATGGATGGGGCCCATCTCTTTTTGTGGCACATTGGATAGACTGACCTGTTGAGGATCAGCTCCTTTCTTGCTGTGGTTCTGGATGAAGTCCACAAGGCCATGCACCACTGTTTTCACTGCTACCAACCCTTTCTCGAGCTGCTCCCATGTGGGAGGGGGAGCATCTGTAGAAACAAATGGAGTTATGAGGAAAGCAGACTTTTATCTCAATATTTGAATTGGTGTTACTTAGTTGTCTCAGGTAGGATATGTATGGGACGAAACACAACGGACAGCAAAAAATACCAGCACAAGTGACAACCTGGGAGGTTGCAGGACAGTGATTCTGTAGTTGGTTGTTGCAAAGGTCACTGTTTTGATTCCAACTTGTGACACATCATGTAATTGACTAACTCCCAACATCACTACAAAACCAAGATTCCTGAAGGCGGCCTGTTTCTTACCAGGACTGGGATCAATGTTGGCCAGTAGCTCCAGGTGGGGTCGCAGCCTGTTGAGGTTGGCTGGGTCTCCAGTCCTCTGCAGCGCAATAGTCAGCTCCTGGACACTCTGAGCAAAAGATGCCGGGGTCTGCAGCTACgccagaaacagaaaaaaagcaattaaatgcTTAGGTAGGTTTATGGCAGACAGGATTTCTCATAGCTTTGATGCTAAGAAACTGCACCATCGAACATATAAATCCTCTGTGAACTATGTACCATGATATGAAAGCAAACACATGGGATACTTATCACATACCTTATCTATGATAGACTGCATGTGTGATTTGTGAGATTGATCTCCATACAACAGAGAAGACCACTGGTCAGGTGCGATGCGCAGCCCACCCTCCATGGCGATCTGAACAATCTGAGAGTCATGCTCACGCCGCAGAGCCTCGTAAGTACGAAACTCCTCTTTCAGCTGCATCAGGGATGAGTCTTCATCACGTTTGGTCACCTGGGTAGCCCAGAGGACGAAAGAAAGAGTGAGTTgaatttttcttattttctcctgtttggCTTCTTTTGCAGAGAGCCTGTTTAGAGGTTTCACAATTCTTGATGACTAACAGGCAATACAACACCTCTTCTGGTGGAACTAAAGAAAAGAC
Protein-coding sequences here:
- the rc3h1b gene encoding roquin-1 isoform X3, with amino-acid sequence MPVQAPQWTEFLLCPICTQTFEETVRRPISLGCGHTVCKMCLNKLHRKACPFDQTAISTDIEQLPVNTALLQLVGGQVPKAQPVALITSPEDSQHYEEARQCVEELALYLKPLSNPRGVGLSSTAQSMLSRPMQRKLVTLVHCQLVEEEGRVRAMRAARSLGERTVTELILQHQNPQQLSSNLWAAVRARGCQFLGPAMQEEALKLVLLALEDGSALSRKVLVLFVVQRLEPRFPQASKTSIGHVVQLLYRASCFKVTKRDEDSSLMQLKEEFRTYEALRREHDSQIVQIAMEGGLRIAPDQWSSLLYGDQSHKSHMQSIIDKLQTPASFAQSVQELTIALQRTGDPANLNRLRPHLELLANIDPSPDAPPPTWEQLEKGLVAVKTVVHGLVDFIQNHSKKGADPQQPPQHSKYKTYMCRDMKQKGGCPRGASCTFAHSQEELEKYRKMNKRLAARLPGSGGLMPDDGLPLDVAVTRKPSPLTNGSGGPSLPQLIPRGTDTVPYELLRKPIKMDGGSPSAPGSPPDPLDSLPKPGMPLPPHAMSHPRMPADHLSGVKHMPVVPRGSQVYPQPQLAEMCYDSRPPPTASQYEPPQYPTGYPYQQPPQYVHRDYMRNPPPPSESGPPYQDPYPGYCPPERTYQAPHSGPPFSYNHPPHHDRGRHGTYTGPPPPPQPYPSQRDGLVRMSPAPLDVPPASAGQANSLYHQDPSARERYPPDGYYPPGAQPPPMRTYVRGPSYSGSQPSLDYLHRRRQELLSQLEERKVISPPPFAASPTLSHTFPSDYPPEYGEESSKTIMKCREPDYAGQYSPWSCETIGSYIGTKDAKPKDVMVPGAMEMMNVDAKGLREPSLEAPRRGTEVKDDDPIIPFGPQPTVSRFGAISRTSKTGYQTTGPVQAMASTPQNPNSKHMAMPAEYTYVSHGGWGGASYPSHQTPSSSQGHLSERLPMAAPDREQLKIELQQVTQQINQQTQMRSMERETSSLAGQPGPPSQGQAVAQQQQQPKWPAGGASTTAVSSEQLSLELHQVEREIGKRTREMALENQVAHDVQQYKMKPAENGQPEHKAQLEEISMALGEVSNGSSSMQESAVGGSMLSLTNKTSALSLCSDPGATGSEMQKNGVVHSCS
- the rc3h1b gene encoding roquin-1 isoform X2; translation: MPVQAPQWTEFLLCPICTQTFEETVRRPISLGCGHTVCKMCLNKLHRKACPFDQTAISTDIEQLPVNTALLQLVGGQVPKAQPVALITSPEDSQHYEEARQCVEELALYLKPLSNPRGVGLSSTAQSMLSRPMQRKLVTLVHCQLVEEEGRVRAMRAARSLGERTVTELILQHQNPQQLSSNLWAAVRARGCQFLGPAMQEEALKLVLLALEDGSALSRKVLVLFVVQRLEPRFPQASKTSIGHVVQLLYRASCFKVTKRDEDSSLMQLKEEFRTYEALRREHDSQIVQIAMEGGLRIAPDQWSSLLYGDQSHKSHMQSIIDKLQTPASFAQSVQELTIALQRTGDPANLNRLRPHLELLANIDPSPDAPPPTWEQLEKGLVAVKTVVHGLVDFIQNHSKKGADPQQPPQHSKYKTYMCRDMKQKGGCPRGASCTFAHSQEELEKYRKMNKRLAARLPGSGGLMPDDGLPLDVAVTRKPSPLTNGSGGPSLPQLIPRGTDTVPYELLRKPIKMDGGSPSAPGSPPDPLDSLPKPGMPLPPHAMSHPRMPADHLSGVKHMPVVPRGSQVYPQPQLAEMCYDSRPPPTASQYEPPQYPTGYPYQQPPQYVHRDYMRNPPPPSESGPPYQDPYPGYCPPERTYQAPHSGPPFSYNHPPHHDRGRHGTYTGPPPPPQPYPSQRDGLVRMSPAPLDVPPASAGQANSLYHQDPSARERYPPDGYYPPGAQPPPMRTYVRGPSYSGSQPSLDYLHRRRQELLSQLEERKVISPPPFAASPTLSHTFPSDYPPEYGEESSKTIMKCREPDYAGQYSPWSCETIGSYIGTKDAKPKDVMVPGAMEMMNVDAKGLREPSLEAPRRGTEVKDDDPIIPFGPQPTVSRFGAISRTSKTGYQTTGPVQAMASTPQNPNSKHMAMPEYTYVSHGGWGGASYPSHQTPSSSQGHLSERLPMAAPDREQLKIELQQVTQQINQQTQMRSMEPASNPLLLQRETSSLAGQPGPPSQGQAVAQQQQQPKWPAGGASTTAVSSEQLSLELHQVEREIGKRTREMALENQVAHDVQQYKMKPAENGQPEHKAQLEEISMALGEVSNGSSSMQESAVGGSMLSLTNKTSALSLCSDPGATGSEMQKNGVVHSCS
- the rc3h1b gene encoding roquin-1 isoform X1; its protein translation is MPVQAPQWTEFLLCPICTQTFEETVRRPISLGCGHTVCKMCLNKLHRKACPFDQTAISTDIEQLPVNTALLQLVGGQVPKAQPVALITSPEDSQHYEEARQCVEELALYLKPLSNPRGVGLSSTAQSMLSRPMQRKLVTLVHCQLVEEEGRVRAMRAARSLGERTVTELILQHQNPQQLSSNLWAAVRARGCQFLGPAMQEEALKLVLLALEDGSALSRKVLVLFVVQRLEPRFPQASKTSIGHVVQLLYRASCFKVTKRDEDSSLMQLKEEFRTYEALRREHDSQIVQIAMEGGLRIAPDQWSSLLYGDQSHKSHMQSIIDKLQTPASFAQSVQELTIALQRTGDPANLNRLRPHLELLANIDPSPDAPPPTWEQLEKGLVAVKTVVHGLVDFIQNHSKKGADPQQPPQHSKYKTYMCRDMKQKGGCPRGASCTFAHSQEELEKYRKMNKRLAARLPGSGGLMPDDGLPLDVAVTRKPSPLTNGSGGPSLPQLIPRGTDTVPYELLRKPIKMDGGSPSAPGSPPDPLDSLPKPGMPLPPHAMSHPRMPADHLSGVKHMPVVPRGSQVYPQPQLAEMCYDSRPPPTASQYEPPQYPTGYPYQQPPQYVHRDYMRNPPPPSESGPPYQDPYPGYCPPERTYQAPHSGPPFSYNHPPHHDRGRHGTYTGPPPPPQPYPSQRDGLVRMSPAPLDVPPASAGQANSLYHQDPSARERYPPDGYYPPGAQPPPMRTYVRGPSYSGSQPSLDYLHRRRQELLSQLEERKVISPPPFAASPTLSHTFPSDYPPEYGEESSKTIMKCREPDYAGQYSPWSCETIGSYIGTKDAKPKDVMVPGAMEMMNVDAKGLREPSLEAPRRGTEVKDDDPIIPFGPQPTVSRFGAISRTSKTGYQTTGPVQAMASTPQNPNSKHMAMPAEYTYVSHGGWGGASYPSHQTPSSSQGHLSERLPMAAPDREQLKIELQQVTQQINQQTQMRSMEPASNPLLLQRETSSLAGQPGPPSQGQAVAQQQQQPKWPAGGASTTAVSSEQLSLELHQVEREIGKRTREMALENQVAHDVQQYKMKPAENGQPEHKAQLEEISMALGEVSNGSSSMQESAVGGSMLSLTNKTSALSLCSDPGATGSEMQKNGVVHSCS